A single genomic interval of Streptomyces sp. NBC_00663 harbors:
- the hemW gene encoding radical SAM family heme chaperone HemW, which yields MPSALPDGEPVPDDGALPAHALSGAAERPLGFYLHVPYCATRCGYCDFNTYTATELRGSGGVLASRDNYADTLIDEIRLARKVLGDDPREVRTVFVGGGTPTLLGASDLVRMLAAIRDEFGLAADAEVTTEANPESVDPAYLATLRAGGFNRISFGMQSAKQHVLRVLDRTHTPGRPEACVAEARAAGFEHVNLDLIYGTPGESDDDWRASLDAAIGAGPDHVSAYALIVEEGTQLARRIRRGEVPMTDDDVHADRYLIAEDAFAAAGFDWYEVSNWATSEAGRCLHNELYWRGADWWGAGPGAHSHVGGVRWWNVKHPGAYAAALAAGKSPGAGREVLSEEDRRVERILLELRLREGVPLDLLREEGRRAARRALSDGLLRQESYDEGRAVLTLRGRLLADAVVRDLVD from the coding sequence ATGCCTTCCGCACTCCCCGACGGCGAGCCCGTCCCCGACGACGGCGCACTCCCCGCGCACGCGCTCTCCGGAGCCGCCGAGCGACCCCTCGGGTTCTATCTGCACGTCCCCTACTGCGCGACCCGCTGCGGGTACTGCGACTTCAACACCTACACCGCCACCGAGCTGCGCGGCAGCGGCGGTGTCCTCGCCTCCCGCGACAACTACGCGGACACCCTGATCGACGAGATCAGGCTGGCGCGCAAGGTGCTGGGGGACGATCCGCGCGAGGTCCGCACGGTGTTCGTGGGCGGCGGTACGCCGACCCTGCTGGGCGCCTCCGATCTCGTACGGATGCTCGCGGCGATCCGTGACGAGTTCGGACTGGCGGCGGACGCCGAGGTCACGACTGAGGCGAACCCGGAGTCGGTGGATCCGGCGTATCTGGCGACCCTGCGCGCGGGCGGCTTCAACCGGATCTCCTTCGGCATGCAGAGCGCGAAGCAGCATGTGCTGCGCGTGCTGGACCGGACCCACACGCCCGGGCGCCCCGAGGCGTGCGTGGCGGAGGCGCGGGCGGCGGGCTTCGAGCACGTCAACCTGGATCTGATCTACGGCACCCCGGGCGAGTCGGACGACGACTGGAGGGCGTCCCTGGACGCGGCGATCGGCGCCGGACCCGACCACGTCTCGGCGTACGCGCTGATCGTGGAGGAGGGCACGCAGCTGGCCCGGCGGATCCGCCGGGGCGAGGTGCCGATGACCGACGACGACGTGCACGCGGACCGGTATCTGATCGCGGAGGACGCGTTCGCGGCGGCCGGCTTCGACTGGTACGAGGTGTCGAACTGGGCGACCTCCGAGGCGGGGCGCTGTCTGCACAACGAGTTGTACTGGCGCGGCGCCGACTGGTGGGGCGCGGGGCCGGGAGCGCACTCGCACGTGGGCGGGGTGCGCTGGTGGAACGTGAAGCATCCCGGCGCGTACGCGGCGGCGCTGGCGGCGGGGAAGTCGCCGGGGGCGGGGCGCGAGGTGCTGTCGGAGGAGGACCGCAGGGTCGAGCGGATTCTGCTGGAGCTGCGCTTGAGGGAGGGTGTACCGCTTGACCTGCTCCGTGAGGAGGGCCGGCGTGCTGCTCGCCGGGCGCTGTCGGACGGGCTTCTTCGGCAGGAGTCGTACGACGAGGGGCGCGCGGTGCTGACGCTTCGGGGGCGGCTGCTGGCGGATGCGGTGGTGCGGGACCTGGTGGACTGA
- a CDS encoding DUF3097 domain-containing protein yields the protein MRQYSADLTPPWKKPKPVPEVPAEPGLVVEEPGTGFCGAVIRCEAGTVTLEDRFGKLRVFPLEPRGFLLEGRVVTLVRPSSAPVRPSRTASGSVAVPGARARVARAGRIYVEGRHDAELVEKVWGDDLRIEGVVVEYLEGVDDLPRIVEEFAPGPDARLGVLVDHLVPGSKESRIAASVTSEHALVVGHPYIDIWEAVKPSSLGIEAWPRVPHGQDWKTGVCRALGWPSENTGAVWQAILKRVTSYRDLEPELLGRVEELIDFVTA from the coding sequence ATGCGCCAGTACTCCGCCGATCTGACCCCGCCGTGGAAGAAGCCGAAGCCCGTCCCGGAGGTCCCGGCCGAGCCCGGCCTGGTGGTCGAGGAGCCCGGCACCGGCTTCTGCGGCGCGGTGATCCGCTGCGAGGCGGGCACGGTGACCCTGGAGGACCGCTTCGGCAAGCTCCGGGTCTTCCCGCTGGAGCCTCGGGGTTTCCTGCTGGAGGGCCGGGTGGTGACGCTCGTACGGCCTTCAAGCGCGCCTGTACGTCCCTCCCGCACCGCCTCCGGTTCGGTCGCCGTCCCCGGCGCCCGCGCACGCGTGGCCCGCGCCGGACGCATCTACGTCGAGGGCCGGCACGACGCCGAGCTGGTCGAGAAGGTCTGGGGCGACGACCTGCGCATCGAGGGCGTGGTCGTGGAGTACCTGGAGGGCGTGGACGACCTGCCGAGGATCGTGGAGGAGTTCGCCCCGGGTCCGGACGCCCGCCTCGGCGTCCTGGTGGACCACCTGGTGCCGGGCAGCAAGGAGTCCCGTATCGCGGCATCGGTCACCAGCGAACACGCCCTGGTCGTCGGCCACCCCTACATCGACATCTGGGAGGCGGTGAAGCCGTCGTCCCTGGGCATCGAGGCGTGGCCCAGAGTCCCCCACGGCCAGGACTGGAAAACGGGCGTGTGCAGGGCACTGGGCTGGCCGTCCGAGAACACGGGCGCGGTATGGCAGGCAATCCTGAAGCGCGTGACCTCTTACAGGGACCTGGAGCCAGAGCTCCTGGGCCGAGTAGAGGAACTGATCGATTTCGTCACAGCTTGA
- a CDS encoding MBL fold metallo-hydrolase → MTVTWEELGWQRVAAGVGRCRLPVWDCTAGLVVGADTALLIDAGSSLAEGARLRAQAESLAGHRVTHLALTHPHFDHVFGAAAFAGAEVFGPVGMDTLLDQQQAREELRADAIGNGLEAGAAEEAVDALARPRHLVSGEWTLDLGGGRQVLLANVGPGHTAHDLAVLVPGSPEVVFCGDLVEESGEAQAGPDAVPSHWPAALDRLLDLGGEDALYVPGHGAVVDAAFVRAQRDALARRFGVSP, encoded by the coding sequence ATGACGGTGACTTGGGAAGAGCTGGGGTGGCAGCGGGTGGCGGCCGGGGTGGGCCGGTGCCGGCTCCCGGTCTGGGACTGCACGGCAGGGCTGGTCGTCGGGGCGGACACGGCCCTGTTGATCGATGCCGGGTCGAGCCTCGCGGAGGGGGCCCGGCTGCGGGCGCAGGCGGAGTCGCTCGCCGGGCACCGTGTGACCCATCTCGCGCTGACCCACCCCCACTTCGACCATGTCTTCGGTGCGGCGGCGTTCGCGGGTGCGGAGGTGTTCGGGCCGGTCGGCATGGACACGCTGCTCGACCAGCAGCAGGCTCGCGAGGAGCTGCGCGCGGACGCGATCGGCAACGGCCTGGAGGCGGGGGCGGCCGAGGAGGCGGTCGACGCCCTCGCCCGGCCCCGCCATCTGGTCTCCGGCGAGTGGACCCTCGACCTCGGCGGCGGCCGGCAGGTCCTGCTGGCCAACGTCGGCCCCGGGCACACGGCCCACGACCTCGCGGTGCTGGTGCCGGGCTCGCCCGAGGTGGTGTTCTGCGGTGACCTGGTCGAGGAGTCCGGCGAAGCGCAGGCGGGCCCGGACGCCGTACCGTCGCATTGGCCCGCGGCCCTGGACCGGCTCCTGGACCTGGGCGGCGAGGACGCGCTGTACGTGCCCGGTCACGGAGCGGTGGTGGACGCCGCGTTCGTGCGGGCGCAGCGGGACGCCCTGGCCCGGCGTTTCGGCGTGTCGCCCTGA
- the hrcA gene encoding heat-inducible transcriptional repressor HrcA produces the protein MLSERRLQVLRAIVQDYVGTEEPVGSKALTERHSLGVSPATVRNDMAALEDEGYIAQPHTSAGRIPTDKGYRLFVDKLAGVKPMTAPERRAIQNFLDGAVDLDDVVARTVRLLAQLTRQVAVVQYPSLTRSTVRHVELLSLAPARVMLVLITDTGRVEQRMIDCPAPFGEASLADLRARLNSRVAGRRFADVPRLVEDLPEGFDVEDRGTVATVLSTLLETLVEENEERLMIGGTANLTRFGHDFPLTIRPVLEALEEQVVLLKLLGEAGDSGMTVRIGHENAYEGLNSTSVVSVGYGSGGEAVAKLGVVGPTRMDYPGTMGAVRAVARYVGQILAES, from the coding sequence ATGCTGAGTGAACGCAGGCTTCAGGTGCTGCGCGCCATCGTCCAGGACTATGTGGGGACGGAGGAGCCCGTCGGCTCCAAGGCCCTCACCGAGCGCCACAGCCTTGGCGTCTCCCCGGCGACCGTGCGCAACGACATGGCCGCCCTGGAGGACGAGGGGTACATCGCCCAGCCGCACACCAGCGCCGGGCGCATCCCCACCGACAAGGGCTACCGCCTGTTCGTGGACAAGCTCGCGGGCGTCAAGCCCATGACCGCGCCCGAGCGGCGCGCGATCCAGAACTTCCTCGACGGCGCCGTCGACCTCGATGACGTGGTGGCCCGGACCGTGCGGCTGCTCGCGCAGCTCACCCGGCAGGTGGCGGTGGTGCAGTATCCGTCGCTGACCCGGTCCACCGTGCGGCATGTGGAACTGCTCTCGCTCGCCCCGGCGCGCGTGATGCTCGTCCTGATCACCGACACGGGCCGGGTCGAGCAGCGCATGATCGACTGCCCGGCCCCCTTCGGGGAGGCCTCGCTGGCCGATCTGCGGGCGCGCCTCAACAGCCGGGTCGCGGGGCGTCGGTTCGCCGATGTGCCGCGACTGGTCGAGGACCTGCCCGAGGGCTTCGACGTCGAGGATCGGGGTACGGTCGCGACGGTGCTCTCCACGCTGCTGGAGACACTGGTCGAGGAGAACGAGGAACGGTTGATGATCGGCGGAACCGCCAATCTCACCCGCTTCGGACATGACTTCCCCCTCACCATCCGGCCGGTCCTGGAAGCACTGGAGGAGCAGGTCGTGCTCCTCAAGTTGCTTGGCGAGGCCGGGGATTCGGGCATGACCGTACGCATCGGTCACGAGAACGCCTATGAGGGACTCAACTCAACTTCGGTGGTGTCGGTCGGCTACGGTTCGGGCGGCGAGGCAGTAGCCAAGCTCGGCGTGGTCGGACCGACCCGCATGGATTACCCGGGAACGATGGGAGCGGTACGCGCAGTGGCACGGTACGTCGGACAGATCCTGGCGGAGTCGTAA
- the dnaJ gene encoding molecular chaperone DnaJ: MATDYYAVLGVRRDASQDEIKKAFRRLARELHPDVNPDPKTQERFKEINAAYEVLSDPQKKQVYDLGGDPLSQAGGAGAGGFGAGGFGNFSDIMDAFFGTASQRGPRSRTRRGQDAMIRLEIELDEAAFGTTKDIQVDTAIVCNTCNGEGAAPGTSAQTCDMCRGRGEVSQVTRSFLGQVMTSRPCPQCQGFGTVVPTPCPECAGDGRIRSRRTLTVKIPAGVDNGTRIQLAGEGEVGPGGGPAGDLYVEIHELPHAMFQRRGDDLHCTVTIPMTAAALGTKVPLETLDGLEEVDIRPGTQSGQSIPLHGRGVTHLRGGGRGDLIVHVEVQTPNKLDPEQERLLRELAKLRGEERPTGQFQPGQQGLFSRLKDAFNGR, from the coding sequence GTGGCCACGGACTACTACGCCGTTCTCGGCGTGCGCCGCGACGCGTCGCAGGATGAGATCAAGAAGGCGTTCCGTCGGCTCGCACGCGAGCTGCACCCGGACGTCAACCCCGATCCGAAGACCCAGGAGCGGTTCAAGGAGATCAACGCCGCTTACGAGGTGCTGTCGGACCCGCAGAAGAAGCAGGTCTACGACCTCGGCGGCGACCCGCTGTCCCAGGCGGGCGGCGCGGGCGCCGGCGGCTTCGGCGCGGGTGGCTTCGGGAACTTCTCGGACATCATGGACGCGTTCTTCGGTACGGCGTCCCAGCGCGGTCCGCGCTCGCGCACCCGGCGCGGCCAGGACGCGATGATCCGGCTGGAGATCGAGCTCGACGAGGCGGCCTTCGGCACCACGAAGGACATCCAGGTCGACACGGCGATCGTCTGCAACACCTGCAACGGTGAGGGCGCGGCGCCGGGAACCTCGGCCCAGACGTGTGACATGTGCCGCGGGCGCGGTGAGGTGTCGCAGGTCACCCGGTCCTTCCTGGGCCAGGTCATGACCTCGCGTCCCTGCCCGCAGTGCCAGGGCTTCGGCACGGTCGTCCCGACGCCGTGTCCCGAGTGCGCCGGTGACGGCCGGATCCGCTCCCGTCGCACACTGACCGTGAAGATCCCGGCCGGTGTGGACAACGGCACGCGGATCCAGCTCGCGGGTGAGGGCGAGGTCGGGCCCGGTGGCGGTCCCGCCGGTGACCTGTACGTCGAGATCCACGAGCTGCCGCACGCGATGTTCCAGCGGCGCGGTGACGATCTGCACTGCACGGTGACGATTCCGATGACGGCGGCGGCGCTCGGTACGAAGGTGCCGCTGGAGACGCTGGACGGGCTGGAGGAGGTCGACATCCGGCCGGGCACGCAGTCCGGGCAGTCGATCCCGCTGCACGGACGCGGTGTCACGCATCTGCGGGGCGGCGGCCGGGGCGATCTCATCGTGCACGTCGAGGTACAGACCCCGAACAAGCTGGACCCGGAGCAGGAGCGTCTGCTGCGCGAACTGGCGAAGCTGCGCGGCGAGGAACGGCCGACAGGACAGTTCCAGCCGGGCCAGCAAGGACTGTTCTCCCGGCTGAAGGACGCGTTCAACGGGCGGTGA
- a CDS encoding nitronate monooxygenase gives MSSALTDLFPYPIVQAPMAGGVSVPRLAAAVSDAGGLGFLAAGYKTADGMYQEIKQLRGLTGRPFGVNLFLPQPEYADAAAVDVYSHQLAGEAAWYETELGDPESGRDDGYDAKLAVLLDNPVPVVSFHFGVPGGEVLEALRRAGTVTLVTATTPDEALAVQRAGADAVIAQGVEAGGHQGTHRDVPETDGAGLGLLSLVGQIRETVGIPVVAAGGIMRGSQIAAVLAAGASAAQLGTAFLATPESGAADLHKQALTNPLFVRTELTRAFSGRPARGLVNRFLREHGPYAPAAYPEVHHLTSPLRKAAAKAKDAQGMALWAGQGHRMARELPAGQLVEVLAAELADATTALSGFRNAGGDPR, from the coding sequence ATGTCCTCCGCGCTGACCGATCTCTTCCCCTATCCGATCGTGCAGGCCCCCATGGCGGGCGGGGTCTCCGTGCCGCGGTTGGCCGCGGCCGTGTCCGACGCCGGGGGGCTCGGGTTCCTTGCCGCCGGGTACAAGACGGCCGACGGCATGTACCAGGAGATCAAGCAGCTGCGCGGGCTGACCGGACGGCCCTTCGGCGTCAATCTGTTCCTGCCGCAGCCCGAGTACGCGGATGCGGCCGCCGTCGACGTCTACTCGCACCAGCTGGCCGGGGAAGCCGCCTGGTACGAGACCGAGCTCGGCGACCCCGAGAGCGGGCGGGACGACGGGTACGACGCCAAGCTCGCCGTACTCCTCGACAACCCCGTACCCGTCGTCTCCTTCCACTTCGGGGTGCCGGGCGGTGAGGTGCTGGAGGCGCTGCGGAGGGCCGGGACCGTCACCCTCGTCACCGCGACCACCCCGGACGAGGCGCTCGCCGTGCAGCGGGCCGGGGCCGACGCGGTGATCGCGCAGGGCGTCGAGGCCGGCGGCCACCAGGGCACCCATCGGGACGTCCCCGAGACCGACGGCGCCGGGCTCGGGCTGCTCTCGCTCGTCGGGCAGATCAGGGAAACCGTGGGGATCCCCGTCGTCGCCGCCGGCGGCATCATGCGCGGCAGTCAGATCGCCGCCGTCCTCGCCGCGGGCGCCAGTGCCGCCCAGCTCGGCACCGCCTTCCTCGCCACCCCCGAGTCCGGCGCCGCCGACCTCCACAAGCAGGCCCTGACCAACCCTCTCTTCGTACGGACCGAACTGACCCGCGCCTTCTCCGGCCGGCCGGCCCGCGGGCTCGTCAACCGGTTCCTGCGCGAGCACGGCCCGTACGCCCCCGCCGCCTACCCCGAGGTCCATCACCTCACCTCGCCGTTGCGCAAGGCCGCCGCCAAGGCCAAGGACGCCCAGGGCATGGCCCTGTGGGCGGGACAGGGGCACCGGATGGCCCGCGAGCTGCCCGCCGGGCAGCTCGTCGAGGTGCTGGCCGCCGAACTCGCCGACGCCACGACAGCGTTGTCCGGCTTCCGGAACGCCGGAGGTGACCCGCGATGA
- a CDS encoding 16S rRNA (uracil(1498)-N(3))-methyltransferase gives MTAPVFVVEHFDAGGGGHYVLDGPEGRHAVSVKRLQPGEDVILTDGAGRWADCVVLGTEGKDRLIVQLDGVSEEPVAQPRITVVQALPKGDRGELAVETMTEVGVDAVVPWQAARCITQWKGERGLKALGKWRGTAREAGKQSRRVRFPEVADLATTKQVAALLARADFAAVLHSDFERGSQALATAELPGEGEIVLVVGPEGGVAKDELALFEEAGAKAYVLGPTVLRTSTAGTAAAALLLGRTGRWS, from the coding sequence ATGACCGCTCCCGTGTTCGTCGTCGAGCACTTCGACGCCGGTGGCGGCGGCCACTACGTCCTCGACGGACCCGAGGGACGGCACGCCGTCTCCGTGAAGCGCCTCCAGCCCGGCGAGGACGTCATCCTCACCGACGGCGCCGGCCGCTGGGCCGACTGTGTCGTGCTCGGCACCGAGGGCAAGGACCGGCTGATCGTCCAGCTGGACGGCGTCAGCGAGGAACCGGTGGCGCAGCCGCGCATCACGGTCGTCCAGGCGCTTCCCAAGGGTGACCGCGGTGAACTCGCCGTCGAGACCATGACCGAGGTCGGCGTCGACGCCGTCGTGCCCTGGCAGGCGGCCCGTTGCATCACCCAGTGGAAGGGCGAGCGAGGGCTCAAGGCACTCGGCAAGTGGCGGGGCACCGCCCGCGAGGCCGGCAAGCAGTCCCGCCGCGTCCGCTTCCCCGAGGTCGCGGACCTGGCCACGACCAAGCAGGTCGCCGCGCTGCTCGCCCGCGCCGACTTCGCCGCCGTACTCCACTCCGACTTCGAACGCGGCAGCCAGGCCCTCGCCACCGCCGAACTCCCCGGCGAGGGTGAGATCGTTCTCGTCGTCGGTCCCGAAGGGGGCGTCGCCAAGGACGAGTTGGCGCTCTTCGAGGAGGCCGGTGCGAAGGCGTACGTGCTGGGCCCTACCGTGTTGCGTACGTCGACCGCCGGGACGGCGGCCGCGGCCCTGCTCCTCGGCCGCACCGGCCGCTGGTCCTGA
- a CDS encoding VOC family protein translates to MELAQVRLLVTDFAACYRFYAEVLGLKPQSGATEGPYEKFSPSTGAAGIALQDRAMMAGILGELGDAASGHRSLVVLRVDALDSYCEQITARGAELLHGPAPMTDRMRVAHLKDPEGNLVELQEWLLLRA, encoded by the coding sequence GTGGAACTCGCCCAAGTACGGCTCCTCGTCACCGACTTTGCCGCCTGTTACCGCTTCTACGCCGAAGTCCTCGGTCTGAAGCCGCAGTCGGGGGCGACCGAGGGACCGTACGAGAAGTTCAGCCCCAGCACAGGGGCGGCCGGTATCGCCCTCCAGGACCGGGCCATGATGGCCGGGATACTTGGCGAACTGGGCGACGCGGCCAGCGGGCACCGGTCGTTGGTGGTGCTGCGCGTCGACGCCCTGGACTCCTACTGCGAGCAGATCACCGCCCGGGGCGCGGAACTGCTGCACGGGCCCGCCCCGATGACGGACCGTATGCGGGTCGCCCACCTCAAGGACCCGGAGGGGAACCTGGTGGAACTCCAGGAGTGGCTGCTGCTGCGCGCTTGA
- a CDS encoding S41 family peptidase — MTQPATPAYLRYPHLTGDLVAFTAEDDVWIAPLDGGRAWRVSTDNVPVSTPRVSPDGTTVAWTSTRDGAPEVHIAPVDGGPAKRLTHWGSWRTQVRGWTPDGQVLALTTHGQASPRRSWAHAVPLDGGPSTVLPYGPVGAVAQGPSTVLLSAPMGREAAWWKRYRGGTAGKLWIDDGGDGEFVRLHEELDGNIEFPVWAGERIAFLSDHEGVGALYSSLADGADLRRHTPIDGFYARHAAGDGGRVVYACAGELWILDDLDGAEPRRLDIRLGGSRADLQPYTLNASRWVESASPDHTARGSAVCVRGAVHWVTHRSGPARALAARPGVRSRLPQAFRADGEEWVVWVTDAEGDDALEFAPATGLAPGATPRRLAAGQLGRVLDLTMAPDGSRAAVASHDGRVLLVERETGEVREVDRSEDGDASGLVFSPDSAWLAWSHPGPRPLCQLRLANTTDLSVTEATPLRFQDYAPAFTLDGKHLAFLSTRSFDPVYDEHVFDLAFVEGARPHLITLAATTPSPFGPQRHGRPFDAPDKDETPDSEGAPATRIDLDGLADRIVPFPVEAARYSDLRTAKDGVLWLRHPVRGVLGASRATPDAPDPKTELERFDLVQQRIEHLAADADHFAVSGDGKRVLLWTDGRIKVVPSDRRASNDDDSDSNITVDLTRVRQTIDPAAEWRQMYDETGRLLRDHFWLPDLGGADWDGVLDRYRPVLDRVATHDDLVDLLWEVQGELGTSHAYVVPRGGYGNGARQGLLGADISRHEDGSWRIDRILPSETSDPDARSPLAAPGVAVRAGDAIVAVAGRTVDPVTGPGPLLVGTAGKPIELTISPSGGGDVRHAVVVPVANEEPLRYHAWVTDRRAYVHERSAGRLGYLHVPDMQAPGWAQIHRDLRVEVAREGLVVDVRENRGGHTSQLVVEKLARRIVGWARPRGMRAYSYPQDAPRGPVVAVANEFSGSDGDIVNAAIKALGIGPVVGTRTWGGVIGIDSRYHLVDDTLVTQPKYAFWLEGYEWGVENHGVDPDVEVVQRPQDHAAGLDPQLDEAIRLALEALEGTPAKVPPSLP, encoded by the coding sequence GTGACCCAGCCCGCGACGCCCGCGTATCTCCGATACCCGCACCTGACCGGCGACCTGGTGGCCTTCACCGCCGAGGACGACGTGTGGATCGCGCCCCTCGACGGCGGCCGGGCCTGGCGGGTCAGCACCGACAACGTGCCGGTCTCCACCCCCCGAGTCTCACCCGACGGCACGACCGTCGCCTGGACCTCGACGCGCGACGGGGCACCCGAGGTGCACATCGCGCCGGTCGACGGCGGGCCCGCGAAACGGCTCACCCACTGGGGGAGTTGGCGTACCCAGGTGCGCGGCTGGACCCCGGACGGGCAGGTCCTCGCCCTCACCACCCACGGCCAGGCCAGCCCGCGCCGCTCCTGGGCGCACGCCGTCCCGCTCGACGGCGGACCGTCCACCGTCCTGCCGTACGGCCCGGTCGGCGCCGTCGCCCAAGGGCCGTCCACCGTGCTGCTGTCGGCGCCCATGGGGCGGGAGGCGGCCTGGTGGAAGCGGTACCGGGGCGGTACCGCGGGCAAGTTGTGGATCGACGACGGGGGCGACGGGGAGTTCGTACGGCTGCATGAGGAGCTCGACGGGAACATCGAGTTCCCGGTGTGGGCGGGGGAGCGCATCGCGTTTCTCTCCGACCACGAAGGCGTCGGGGCGCTCTACTCCTCCCTCGCCGACGGGGCCGATCTGCGCCGGCACACCCCGATCGACGGGTTCTACGCCCGCCACGCGGCCGGGGACGGCGGCCGGGTCGTCTACGCCTGCGCCGGTGAGCTGTGGATCCTCGACGACCTGGACGGGGCGGAGCCGCGCCGTCTGGACATCCGGCTCGGCGGCTCGCGGGCCGACCTCCAGCCGTACACCCTGAACGCCTCCCGCTGGGTCGAGTCGGCCTCTCCCGACCACACCGCGCGCGGCAGTGCCGTCTGTGTGCGCGGTGCCGTGCACTGGGTCACCCATCGCTCCGGCCCGGCCCGCGCGCTCGCCGCGCGGCCCGGCGTACGGTCCCGGCTGCCGCAGGCCTTCCGGGCCGACGGCGAGGAGTGGGTGGTGTGGGTGACGGACGCCGAGGGCGACGACGCCCTGGAGTTCGCGCCCGCCACCGGCCTCGCCCCCGGCGCCACCCCGCGCCGGCTCGCCGCCGGACAGCTCGGCCGGGTCCTCGACCTGACGATGGCGCCCGACGGCAGCCGGGCCGCCGTCGCCTCGCACGACGGGCGCGTCCTCCTCGTCGAGCGCGAGACCGGCGAGGTCCGCGAGGTCGACCGCAGCGAGGACGGCGACGCCTCCGGGCTGGTCTTCTCCCCCGACTCCGCCTGGCTCGCCTGGTCCCACCCCGGCCCGCGGCCGCTGTGCCAGCTGCGCCTCGCCAACACCACCGACCTGTCGGTCACCGAGGCCACCCCGCTGCGCTTCCAGGACTACGCCCCCGCCTTCACCCTCGACGGCAAGCACCTGGCGTTCCTCTCCACCCGCTCCTTCGACCCGGTCTACGACGAGCACGTCTTCGACCTGGCCTTCGTGGAGGGCGCCCGACCGCACCTCATCACCCTCGCCGCCACCACCCCCTCGCCCTTCGGCCCGCAGCGCCACGGCCGCCCCTTCGACGCGCCCGACAAGGACGAGACCCCCGACAGCGAGGGCGCCCCGGCCACCCGTATCGACCTCGACGGGCTCGCCGACCGGATCGTGCCGTTCCCGGTGGAGGCCGCCCGCTACTCCGACCTGCGCACCGCCAAGGACGGCGTCCTGTGGCTGCGCCACCCGGTGCGCGGGGTGCTGGGCGCCTCCCGGGCCACGCCCGACGCCCCGGACCCCAAGACCGAGCTGGAGCGCTTCGACCTCGTCCAGCAGCGCATCGAGCATCTGGCCGCCGACGCCGACCACTTCGCCGTCAGCGGCGACGGCAAGCGGGTCCTGCTGTGGACCGACGGCCGGATCAAGGTCGTACCGAGCGACCGCCGCGCCTCGAACGACGACGACAGCGACAGCAACATCACCGTCGACCTCACCCGGGTCCGCCAGACCATCGACCCGGCGGCCGAGTGGCGGCAGATGTACGACGAGACCGGCCGCCTCCTGCGCGACCACTTCTGGCTCCCCGACCTCGGCGGCGCCGACTGGGACGGCGTCCTCGACCGCTACCGCCCCGTCCTCGACCGCGTCGCCACCCACGACGACCTCGTCGACCTCCTCTGGGAGGTCCAGGGCGAACTGGGCACCTCGCACGCCTACGTCGTCCCGCGCGGCGGCTACGGCAACGGCGCCCGGCAGGGCCTGCTCGGCGCCGACATCTCCCGTCACGAGGACGGCAGTTGGCGCATCGACCGCATCCTCCCCTCGGAGACCTCCGACCCCGACGCCCGCTCCCCGCTCGCCGCCCCCGGCGTCGCGGTCCGCGCCGGGGACGCGATCGTCGCGGTCGCGGGGCGGACCGTGGACCCCGTGACGGGCCCGGGGCCGCTGCTCGTCGGCACGGCGGGCAAGCCGATCGAGCTGACGATCTCGCCCTCGGGCGGCGGGGACGTACGGCACGCGGTCGTCGTCCCCGTCGCCAACGAGGAACCCCTGCGCTACCACGCCTGGGTGACCGACCGCCGGGCCTACGTCCACGAACGCTCCGCCGGCCGCCTCGGCTACCTCCACGTCCCCGACATGCAGGCCCCCGGCTGGGCCCAGATCCACCGCGACCTGCGCGTCGAGGTGGCCCGCGAGGGGCTCGTCGTCGACGTCCGGGAGAACCGCGGCGGCCACACCTCCCAGCTGGTGGTGGAGAAGCTGGCCCGCCGGATCGTCGGCTGGGCCCGCCCCCGTGGCATGCGCGCCTACAGCTACCCCCAGGACGCCCCGCGCGGCCCGGTGGTGGCCGTGGCCAACGAGTTCTCCGGCTCCGACGGCGACATCGTCAAC